The Sesamum indicum cultivar Zhongzhi No. 13 linkage group LG1, S_indicum_v1.0, whole genome shotgun sequence genome includes a window with the following:
- the LOC105157242 gene encoding protein STAY-GREEN, chloroplastic-like, with the protein MGSLSGALVLPSKLKPDENPSNFCLHRSRRRIRKTQPTTLVPVARLFGPAIFEASKLKVLFLGVDEKKQLPRTYTLTHSDITSKLTLAISQTINNSQLQGWYNRLQRDEVVAEWKKIKTKMSLHVHCHISGGHFLLDLCAKLRYYIFCKELPVVLKAFVYGDENLFNNYPELQDALVWVYFHSNLPEFNKVECWGPLKEASSPSDGRGAARQQNDKFLEDTRLDTPQPCPEACSCCFPPISLIPWATEAGGGSPSEGLDPQSFV; encoded by the exons ATGGGGAGTTTGAGTGGTGCTTTGGTGCTACCATCGAAGCTGAAACCAGACGAGAATCCCTCTAATTTCTGTCTGCACAGAAGCAGAAGGAGAATCAGAAAGACTCAGCCCACCACACTTGTTCCT GTCGCGAGGTTATTTGGGCCAGCTATATTCGAGGCATCGAAGCTGAAAGTTCTGTTTCTGGGAGTAGATGAAAAGAAGCAGCTTCCAAGAACttacacactcacacacagtGATATCACTTCTAAGCTCACTCTTGCCATCTCTCAAACGATCAATAATTCCCAG TTGCAAGGATGGTACAATAGACTGCAGAGAGATGAAGTGGTAGCGGAAtggaagaaaatcaaaacgAAGATGTCTCTTCATGTCCATTGTCACATAAGTGGTGGTCATTTCCTGTTGGATCTCTGTGCTAAGCTTAGATACTATATTTTCTGCAAAGAACTCCCCGTG GTGTTGAAGGCTTTTGTCTATGGAGATGAGAACCTGTTCAACAACTACCCAGAGCTACAAGATGCTTTGGTGTGGGTGTATTTCCACTCCAACCTTCCAGAATTCAACAAGGTGGAGTGCTGGGGCCCACTGAAGGAGGCTTCATCACCGTCCGATGGGCGCGGTGCGGCCCGACAACAAAATGATAAGTTTCTCGAAGACACTAGATTGGATACCCCGCAGCCGTGTCCAGAGGCGTGCTCGTGCTGTTTTCCACCAATCAGCTTGATCCCTTGGGCCACTGAGGCTGGTGGTGGGTCCCCATCGGAGGGGCTGGACCCACAAAGCTTTGTGTAA